GCATGAAGCCGAACGATGAAGAAATTCGGGAGGGCTGACCCCACAGACCCTTCCGTAGACCAATTCGATCACCCCAGGTAAAGTTCAAACAGTCAGCGTTGCGACGCGACGAGAGGTGATCGATTTCCCCGGACTGGGTGATCGATTTGACCGGAATCCGCAAGCTCCGCCAGGTGAAGCGCAGCTTGCGCCAGACCCGCTGGACCGGCCTGACGATCCTCGCCGTGGAAGGCGGCTCGGTGCTGGAGTCGACCGGGGTGGTCGAGTTTGAGGCCACGTACGAGGCCGATGGCGTGCGCGGCGTGTTGCACGAGCGGTCGCGCTTCTTACGAGAGCAGGGCGCCTGGCACTACCTCGATGGAGAGGTCTCGGCGCGCGAAGCCCCCTGATGGCCAACGGAGGCCGGCTTTCAGCCCCACTTCCCCCCCACTGCTCGGATTGAACCACATTACACTGGCGACCACCTTCACCAGCCGCTGCATCGAGCCGAACGGCAGGCGGAACTCGAAGCGACCTGAGGCGTCGGTCCGAGCGGTTCCTTCAAGGCTCAAGGCCTGCCCCGACGCCAGGTCGAAGGCGGTGAGCGCAGCGCCCCCGAAGGCCGCGCCTGCAACCTCGGCCACGCCGCGCACCTGCAAGGGGCGGGCCAGTGACACCACCCCCGCCGGTGCAGGGCTGGCCGACCCTATCGGGTGGGTGCCCGCCATCGGCGTGCAGGCAAGGGCGAGGGCGCACGCGAGCAACAAAAACGGCTGCTGAAGCGAGCGGTGTCTCAAGGCACGACTCCTGACTGTCCGCGATCGAGGTACCAGCGCCGATAGGTGGCCCCTGCGCACGAGGAGGGAAGCGGGCCGCCGGTGGAGCATATCACAAGGGGTAACCAGGCGGCCACCAGCTTCCTACCGGCCGGGGGCCTGGACGGTCAGCGGGGGAGGGGACTGGACCCGCCCCCCTCGCCGTCCAAAAACGCCGCCGCCAGCTCAGGATAGGGGTGCGCACCCCGATGTTCGGGTTCGCGAGCTGGAGGGTGCATCCCGAACTGGCGATCGCCCCGAGGAGCAAGAAACGGGCGGAGAGCCGGAGCAATACGGTCAAAGTGTTCACCTTGGGGACCATGCATCCGCTGGCAGGCCCATCTGGCTGCGTGGGGGGCTCAGGAGGCGTAGATGAAGCCCCTGAATCGGCCCCACAGCACGGCATCGCGGCAGTGCCCGGACCGGCGTTCCCGGCTGTCAGCGCGCGTGGTTTTCGTCGCCGTGGGCGGGGGCCGCCGGGATCACGAGGCCTGGCTTGACGCCCGCGCCGTGCTCGTAGACCAGCA
This window of the Candidatus Sericytochromatia bacterium genome carries:
- a CDS encoding YchJ family metal-binding protein; protein product: MTGIRKLRQVKRSLRQTRWTGLTILAVEGGSVLESTGVVEFEATYEADGVRGVLHERSRFLREQGAWHYLDGEVSAREAP